A region of Paractinoplanes abujensis DNA encodes the following proteins:
- a CDS encoding PLP-dependent aminotransferase family protein → MPESRTNSAWETLLELPARGPRHVALAAALRAAIRSGRVPSGSALPPSRVLAPVLGCSRWVVTQAYAQLATEGYLEGRTGSATRVRYHGTPPTEVATTPDRKAFDLAPGRPDLRFFPRRQWADALSEAAASADLGYPPPGGHPELRRVLAEYLSRSRAAAADPASVLVCTSIRNAVGRLCRGLFAAGHRAIAVEDPGWGALRAIAADAGLRPVPVPVDGDGLRVAELSSPVRAVLLSPAHQFPTGAVLAPARRAALVDWARAVDGVIVEDEYDSEFRYDRKPVGCLQGLDPARVVLVGSAHKTLAPAVGVGWAVAPPRWRPALESGPSPTAIDQAAFAGFVAAGRYDRHLHRARQRYRARRDLLIAELTAHRPGCTTQGVSAGLHVVCSWPGLDERAVAAAARGAGVDVMTLADYRVAPGPPGLVLGYGNISDAAVPRAVRALVRGRSA, encoded by the coding sequence ATGCCGGAATCCCGTACCAATTCGGCCTGGGAGACGCTTCTCGAGCTGCCCGCCCGGGGCCCTCGGCACGTGGCGCTGGCGGCCGCGCTGCGGGCGGCGATCCGGTCGGGGCGGGTGCCGTCGGGGTCCGCGTTGCCGCCGAGCCGGGTGCTGGCGCCGGTGCTGGGCTGCTCGCGGTGGGTCGTCACGCAGGCCTATGCGCAGCTCGCCACCGAGGGCTATCTGGAGGGGCGGACGGGTTCGGCCACCCGCGTTCGCTATCACGGCACACCGCCCACCGAAGTCGCGACGACTCCGGACCGGAAGGCGTTCGACTTGGCGCCGGGCCGGCCCGACCTCCGGTTCTTCCCGCGCCGCCAGTGGGCCGACGCGCTGTCCGAAGCGGCCGCCTCGGCAGACCTCGGCTACCCGCCACCCGGCGGCCATCCCGAGCTGCGCAGGGTGCTTGCCGAATATCTGTCCCGTTCCCGGGCCGCCGCCGCCGACCCCGCCTCGGTGCTCGTCTGCACCAGCATCCGCAACGCGGTCGGCCGGCTCTGCCGCGGTCTGTTCGCCGCCGGGCACCGCGCGATCGCCGTCGAGGACCCGGGCTGGGGTGCCCTGCGCGCGATCGCCGCCGACGCGGGCCTGCGACCCGTGCCGGTCCCGGTCGACGGTGACGGCTTGCGGGTGGCTGAGCTTTCTTCCCCCGTACGGGCGGTGCTGCTCTCCCCGGCCCACCAGTTCCCGACCGGCGCCGTGCTGGCCCCGGCCCGCCGGGCCGCCCTGGTCGACTGGGCCCGCGCGGTCGACGGCGTGATCGTGGAGGACGAGTACGACAGCGAGTTCCGCTACGACCGCAAGCCGGTGGGCTGCCTGCAGGGCCTCGACCCGGCGCGCGTGGTGCTGGTCGGCTCGGCCCACAAGACCCTGGCCCCGGCGGTCGGCGTCGGCTGGGCCGTGGCGCCACCCCGCTGGCGGCCCGCCCTGGAGTCGGGCCCGTCGCCCACGGCCATCGACCAGGCGGCGTTCGCCGGGTTCGTGGCCGCGGGCCGCTACGACCGGCACCTGCACCGGGCCCGCCAGCGCTACCGGGCCCGCCGCGACCTGCTGATCGCCGAGCTCACCGCGCACCGGCCGGGCTGCACCACCCAGGGCGTCTCGGCCGGCCTGCACGTGGTCTGCTCCTGGCCCGGCCTCGACGAGCGCGCGGTGGCGGCGGCCGCCCGCGGGGCCGGCGTCGACGTGATGACGCTGGCCGACTACCGGGTCGCGCCCGGCCCGCCGGGGCTGGTGCTGGGCTACGGCAACATCAGCGACGCGGCCGTGCCGCGGGCGGTCCGGGCTCTCGTACGCGGCCGTTCTGCATGA
- the aspS gene encoding aspartate--tRNA ligase yields the protein MIRTHEAGTLRASDAGTTVTLAGWVARRRDHGGVIFVDLRDASGVVQVVFREEDAHALRNEFCVLVVGEVNARPEGNANPELATGEIEVVASQLTVLSEAAPLPLPVDDAITASDDLRLKYRYLDLRRSGPAKALRLRSRANQIAREVLHARDFNEIETPTLTRSTPEGARDFLVPVRLQPGTWYALPQSPQLFKQLLMVAGLERYYQIARCYRDEDFRADRQPEFTQLDIEMSFVTQDDIIALGEEIVSKLWSELAGYQVQLPIPRITWTDAMNRYGSDKPDLRYGVELVELTSYLQGTEFRVFAGAIAAGGYVGAVVMPGGASQTRKELDGWQDWAKARGARGLAYVVLDAESGEARGPVAKNLSAEHLSGLADAVGAKPGDAIFFAAANERREAQELLGAARIEIAKRSGLIDESAWAFCWVVDAPMFEKTDEGGWTAVHHPFTSPNNEWVDRFEEAPDQALAYAYDIVVNGNEIGGGSVRIHRGDVQSRVFDLLGISPEEAQDKFGFLLEAFKYGPPPHAGIALGWDRTCMLLSGNDSIREVIAFPKTRGGFDPLTTAPTPITTQQRLEAGIDAKPKPAAGTPGTDGQAVPVERSN from the coding sequence GTGATCCGTACCCATGAAGCCGGCACTCTTCGCGCGAGCGACGCCGGCACGACGGTGACGCTCGCCGGGTGGGTGGCCCGCCGGCGCGACCACGGCGGGGTCATCTTCGTCGACCTGCGTGACGCCTCCGGCGTGGTCCAGGTGGTCTTCCGCGAGGAGGACGCGCACGCGCTGCGCAACGAGTTCTGCGTGCTCGTGGTGGGCGAGGTCAACGCCCGCCCCGAGGGCAACGCCAACCCCGAGCTGGCCACCGGCGAGATCGAGGTCGTGGCGTCGCAGCTGACCGTGCTCTCCGAGGCCGCGCCGCTGCCCCTGCCGGTCGACGACGCGATCACCGCCTCCGACGACCTGCGCCTGAAGTATCGCTACCTCGACCTGCGGCGGTCCGGCCCGGCCAAGGCACTGCGCCTGCGCTCGCGGGCCAACCAGATCGCCCGCGAGGTGCTGCACGCCCGCGACTTCAACGAGATCGAGACGCCGACGCTGACCCGGTCGACGCCCGAGGGCGCCCGTGACTTCCTGGTCCCCGTCCGGCTGCAGCCCGGCACGTGGTACGCCCTGCCCCAGTCGCCCCAGCTGTTCAAGCAGCTGCTGATGGTGGCGGGCCTGGAGCGGTACTACCAGATCGCCCGCTGCTACCGCGACGAGGACTTCCGGGCCGACCGGCAGCCCGAGTTCACCCAGCTCGACATCGAGATGTCCTTCGTCACGCAGGACGACATCATCGCGCTCGGCGAGGAGATCGTGTCCAAGCTGTGGAGCGAGCTCGCCGGCTACCAGGTGCAGCTGCCGATCCCGCGGATCACCTGGACCGACGCGATGAACCGGTACGGCTCCGACAAGCCCGACCTGCGCTACGGCGTCGAGCTGGTCGAGCTCACGTCCTACCTGCAGGGCACCGAGTTCCGCGTCTTCGCCGGAGCCATCGCGGCCGGTGGTTACGTGGGCGCGGTCGTGATGCCCGGCGGCGCGTCGCAGACCCGCAAGGAGCTCGACGGCTGGCAGGACTGGGCCAAGGCCCGGGGTGCGCGCGGTCTCGCGTACGTGGTGCTGGACGCCGAGTCGGGCGAGGCGCGCGGTCCGGTCGCCAAGAACCTGTCCGCCGAGCACCTGTCCGGTCTGGCCGACGCCGTGGGCGCGAAGCCCGGTGACGCGATCTTCTTCGCCGCCGCCAACGAGCGCCGCGAGGCCCAGGAGCTGCTGGGCGCGGCCCGCATCGAGATCGCCAAGCGGTCCGGCCTGATCGACGAGTCGGCCTGGGCGTTCTGCTGGGTCGTCGACGCCCCCATGTTCGAGAAGACCGACGAGGGCGGCTGGACCGCGGTCCACCACCCCTTCACCTCGCCCAACAACGAATGGGTGGACCGCTTCGAGGAGGCGCCCGACCAGGCCCTCGCGTACGCGTACGACATCGTCGTCAACGGCAACGAGATCGGCGGCGGCAGCGTCCGTATCCACCGCGGCGACGTGCAGAGCCGGGTCTTCGACCTGCTCGGCATCTCGCCCGAGGAAGCGCAGGACAAGTTCGGCTTCCTGCTCGAGGCCTTCAAGTACGGCCCGCCTCCGCACGCCGGCATCGCGCTCGGCTGGGACCGCACCTGCATGCTGCTCTCCGGTAACGACTCGATCCGCGAGGTCATCGCGTTCCCCAAGACGCGCGGCGGCTTCGACCCGCTGACCACGGCGCCCACCCCGATCACCACGCAGCAGCGGCTCGAGGCGGGCATCGACGCCAAGCCCAAGCCGGCGGCCGGCACACCCGGCACCGACGGCCAAGCGGTTCCCGTGGAGCGCTCAAACTGA
- a CDS encoding sugar nucleotide-binding protein — MSTLIVGASGFLGSEVARQATATDQAVVGTATTAAGGFVPVDITDRKSVRALMSAVRPKLVINSTRGGWRVEADGAATVAAEAVAVGARLVHVSTDALHAGRPTPYTERDEPTPVSLYGAAKAAAETAVAAIDPSAVIVRTSLIWGGDNSGHESFVLGLLNGQRGTLFSDEIRCPVHVADLAAALLELADSRFAGIINVAGPEAINRADFGRLVARAHGHDPDALPVGLSAGSGLGPRPLDVRLDTSLARTVLRTPLRPVSAIAS; from the coding sequence ATGAGCACACTCATCGTCGGCGCGTCCGGTTTTCTCGGCTCCGAAGTGGCCCGTCAGGCGACGGCCACCGACCAGGCGGTGGTGGGCACAGCCACCACCGCCGCGGGCGGGTTCGTTCCGGTCGACATCACCGATCGCAAGTCGGTGCGTGCGCTCATGTCCGCCGTACGGCCCAAGCTTGTGATCAACAGCACGCGGGGCGGCTGGCGGGTCGAGGCCGACGGTGCGGCCACAGTGGCCGCCGAGGCGGTCGCGGTCGGGGCCCGGCTCGTGCACGTGTCGACCGACGCCCTGCACGCGGGGCGCCCGACGCCGTACACCGAACGCGACGAGCCGACCCCGGTTTCCCTGTACGGGGCGGCCAAGGCGGCGGCCGAGACGGCGGTGGCGGCAATCGACCCGTCCGCGGTGATCGTGCGGACGTCGCTGATCTGGGGCGGTGACAACAGCGGGCACGAGTCCTTCGTGCTCGGACTGCTCAATGGGCAGCGCGGCACGCTGTTCAGCGACGAGATCCGCTGCCCGGTCCACGTGGCCGACCTGGCCGCGGCCCTGCTCGAACTGGCCGACTCGCGCTTCGCGGGCATCATCAACGTGGCCGGCCCCGAAGCGATCAACCGCGCCGACTTCGGCCGGCTGGTCGCCCGCGCGCACGGCCACGACCCGGACGCGCTGCCGGTCGGCCTGAGCGCCGGCAGCGGGCTCGGGCCGCGCCCGCTCGACGTGCGGCTCGACACGTCGCTGGCCCGTACGGTGCTGCGCACCCCGCTGCGGCCGGTCTCCGCCATCGCCTCCTGA
- a CDS encoding GyrI-like domain-containing protein, translating into MEPHIVELGEQPYVGRRETITMTQFARVADHLPTMVTRLGERGVPVSGAPFFRYRVIDMSADLVVEAGIPVATPAMVSAPMFAETLPAGRYVTVSHIGHPDELMQVTARLLDWARDHGLTWDMQPTPTGEVWGCRLEVLRSNPADEPDMHKWRTDLFFKLADRV; encoded by the coding sequence GTGGAGCCGCACATTGTCGAGCTGGGCGAGCAGCCCTACGTGGGCCGCCGCGAAACGATCACGATGACCCAGTTCGCGCGGGTCGCCGACCACCTGCCGACCATGGTCACCCGGCTCGGTGAGCGCGGTGTCCCCGTCTCCGGGGCGCCGTTCTTCCGCTACCGGGTGATCGACATGTCGGCCGACCTGGTGGTCGAAGCCGGCATCCCGGTCGCCACGCCGGCCATGGTGAGCGCGCCGATGTTCGCCGAGACCCTGCCCGCCGGGCGGTACGTGACGGTCAGCCACATCGGCCACCCCGACGAATTGATGCAGGTCACCGCGCGTCTGCTCGACTGGGCCCGCGACCACGGCCTGACCTGGGACATGCAGCCCACCCCGACCGGCGAGGTGTGGGGCTGCCGCCTCGAAGTGCTGAGGAGCAACCCGGCCGACGAACCCGACATGCACAAGTGGCGCACCGACCTGTTCTTCAAGCTCGCGGACCGAGTTTGA
- a CDS encoding replication-associated recombination protein A has translation MTEPADGLFSVAQPGAPQAPAPATGFTTPDAGSPLPVRMRPASLDELVGQEHLLAPGAPLRQLVTGASPMSVILWGPPGTGKTTIAHLVAGATNRKFVAMSALSAGVKDVRAVIDTARRERRYGGPPTVLFIDEVHRFSKTQQDSLLAAVEDRTVTLLAATTENPYFSVISPLLSRCVLLTLQALDDDDVRGLLRRAVADERGLNGEVTLTAEAEEHLVRLASGDVRKALTALEAAAGSAVAQGVKEIDLATAEKAVDVAAVRYDRDGDAHYDVTSAFIKSMRGSDPDAALHWLARMLVAGEDPRFIARRIVIFASEDVGMADPQALLVATAAAQAVQLIGLPEAGLNLAQAVIHMATAPKSNSATTAIGAAMADVRAGRGGAVPSALRDAHYPGARGLGHGRGYRYPHDDPRGVVTQQYLPDDLADAEYYQPTDHGAERAMGERVPRLRRIVRGRAATPRTGDVPGPGTSRPAGGATLTPAANITAEKPDPPVGADPEPGEPASTAVAGSGGASDGSVSTDGTGSLARPPAATGPEGTTPDESGPAAGEEQP, from the coding sequence ATGACTGAACCCGCTGACGGCCTCTTCTCCGTGGCGCAGCCCGGCGCCCCGCAGGCCCCGGCGCCGGCCACCGGCTTCACCACCCCCGACGCCGGCTCGCCGCTGCCGGTGCGGATGCGGCCCGCCTCCCTCGACGAGCTGGTCGGTCAGGAACACCTGCTCGCCCCCGGCGCCCCGCTGCGGCAACTGGTCACCGGGGCCAGCCCCATGTCGGTGATCCTGTGGGGCCCGCCCGGCACCGGCAAGACCACCATCGCCCACCTCGTCGCGGGCGCCACCAATCGCAAGTTCGTCGCCATGAGCGCGCTCTCGGCCGGGGTCAAGGACGTACGCGCGGTGATCGACACGGCCCGCCGCGAACGCCGCTACGGCGGCCCGCCCACGGTGCTGTTCATCGACGAGGTGCACCGCTTCAGCAAGACCCAGCAGGACTCGCTGCTGGCCGCGGTCGAGGACCGTACGGTCACACTTCTGGCCGCGACCACTGAAAACCCCTACTTCTCGGTCATTTCGCCCCTGCTGTCCCGGTGCGTGCTGCTCACCCTGCAGGCGCTCGACGACGACGACGTCCGTGGCCTGCTCCGCCGGGCCGTGGCCGACGAGCGCGGGCTGAACGGCGAGGTCACGCTGACCGCCGAGGCCGAGGAGCATCTCGTACGGCTGGCCTCGGGCGACGTCCGCAAGGCGCTCACCGCGCTGGAGGCCGCCGCCGGTTCGGCCGTGGCCCAGGGCGTCAAGGAGATCGACCTCGCCACCGCGGAGAAAGCGGTCGACGTGGCCGCCGTGCGCTACGACCGCGACGGCGACGCCCACTACGACGTGACCAGCGCCTTCATCAAGAGCATGCGCGGCAGCGACCCCGACGCGGCCCTGCACTGGCTGGCCCGCATGCTCGTGGCCGGCGAGGACCCGCGGTTCATCGCCCGGCGCATCGTCATCTTCGCCAGCGAGGACGTCGGCATGGCCGACCCGCAGGCGCTGCTCGTGGCCACCGCCGCGGCCCAGGCCGTACAGCTGATCGGTCTGCCCGAAGCCGGGCTCAACCTGGCCCAAGCCGTGATCCACATGGCCACCGCCCCCAAGAGCAACAGCGCCACCACCGCGATCGGCGCGGCCATGGCCGACGTGCGGGCCGGTCGCGGGGGAGCCGTGCCGTCCGCGCTGCGCGACGCGCACTACCCCGGCGCGCGCGGATTAGGGCACGGGCGAGGTTATCGCTATCCGCACGACGACCCTCGCGGGGTGGTAACTCAGCAGTATCTGCCCGACGATCTGGCGGACGCGGAGTATTACCAGCCGACCGACCACGGCGCCGAACGGGCGATGGGGGAGCGGGTTCCGCGGCTGCGGCGCATCGTGCGTGGTCGTGCCGCTACACCGCGTACGGGGGACGTTCCGGGGCCCGGGACCAGCCGCCCGGCGGGTGGTGCGACCTTGACCCCTGCTGCCAACATCACAGCGGAAAAGCCCGACCCTCCCGTCGGTGCTGATCCGGAGCCGGGCGAGCCCGCATCGACGGCCGTCGCCGGCTCCGGTGGCGCCTCCGATGGGAGCGTGTCCACAGATGGGACTGGTAGTCTCGCCCGTCCGCCCGCGGCGACCGGGCCGGAAGGGACGACGCCCGACGAAAGCGGCCCAGCCGCCGGAGAGGAACAGCCGTGA